Proteins encoded in a region of the Elizabethkingia bruuniana genome:
- a CDS encoding Crp/Fnr family transcriptional regulator, with the protein MSSRPDINSLLKDENLFEKAIILNRNEYLKEAGSTDTNIYFIQEGSVRIFISDNTEERNIRFGYSGNIIVSLDSFLSNKSSPLYIQALKKTKILVASKGSFMQLMNKDPQHLQLWNSILEDLNLQQFEREIDLLTQSPRERYHRLLKRSPQVFQQIPNKHIANYLRMTPETLSRIKKS; encoded by the coding sequence ATGTCATCCCGACCAGATATTAATAGCCTTCTCAAAGATGAAAATCTGTTTGAGAAGGCTATTATTTTAAACAGAAATGAGTACCTGAAAGAGGCAGGAAGTACTGACACCAATATATACTTCATACAAGAAGGCAGTGTAAGAATCTTTATCTCTGACAATACCGAAGAACGCAACATTCGTTTTGGTTATTCGGGAAATATTATCGTTTCCCTTGATTCTTTCTTAAGCAATAAATCTTCACCACTCTATATTCAGGCTCTAAAAAAAACTAAAATTCTTGTTGCTTCCAAAGGCTCTTTTATGCAATTAATGAATAAAGATCCGCAACACCTTCAACTATGGAATAGTATTCTGGAAGATTTGAATCTACAGCAGTTTGAAAGAGAAATAGATCTTCTTACCCAATCACCCCGCGAGCGTTATCATCGCCTATTAAAAAGAAGCCCACAGGTTTTCCAACAAATTCCGAATAAGCATATTGCCAATTATTTACGCATGACCCCAGAGACGCTCTCCCGCATTAAAAAATCTTGA
- a CDS encoding polysaccharide lyase family 8 super-sandwich domain-containing protein yields MKKLLLILCCFVFVGFCKADEIEVIKQRIAEWNWSNDINRTEIIRDAQKWEQTLQADQQWQDVDYKNPTRAIWTAFQHLKRVKEMTIAYTAPWSSLRNNEKVFEAIQNGLLFWNKAKMKNINWWWNEIEAPRTIGVILIMLERNNGKQLPGELFSSLVKQMDYKRTNGVTGVNLADFDTHIFYSGLLNKNEEEIRKGLENIFSINKATVKEGVQFDNSYAQHEIMLHLFGYGTEYLKVETYIGAMVADTKFAMKGEQLRTFTNFITRTLIPQIRGRYTNWTSFGRQIAREDFTDMKWLAPYFEKLILMDKMNTGVYQDAIERINQKKKPNFHIAELQKHYWNTDFTFYQNPVYQFSVRMSSKYTQQAETDLNGENKKGGNRSIGSYALLQDGTEYYNIYPVWDWKKIPGTTTLENFPLPDTKYLTPGKSVFAGGVSDGKTGVSAFLQDQFEVKAQKSWFMFGREVVCVGSQISTDKDDEVLTTVEQNFFKDKVIYRNSVDKYEVKGGQLVNSNDQQILLHRNTAYIFPEKTNLTISSQIQKGTWKELTELGSTEEKKSAVFKLWINHGKKVNNGSYQYFIVPGIRNVNRAKKMAADFTIWNQKDVHAVYQKSSKKLMLVFFRSAEIDVMGQVIKADRACTFLIENLEAQSPEVFVSDPSRKEKEVNLGIGKENIHINLPTDRAFAGSSVHYKNK; encoded by the coding sequence ATGAAAAAACTCTTACTAATACTATGCTGCTTTGTTTTTGTGGGATTTTGTAAAGCTGACGAGATAGAGGTAATAAAACAAAGAATTGCGGAATGGAACTGGTCTAATGATATTAACCGAACCGAGATTATCCGGGATGCACAGAAATGGGAGCAGACATTACAGGCGGATCAACAATGGCAGGATGTAGACTATAAAAATCCTACACGTGCTATCTGGACGGCATTTCAGCACCTGAAAAGAGTAAAGGAGATGACCATTGCATATACAGCTCCCTGGAGTTCGTTGAGAAATAATGAAAAAGTTTTTGAAGCTATTCAAAATGGATTGTTATTCTGGAATAAAGCCAAAATGAAGAATATTAACTGGTGGTGGAACGAGATAGAGGCTCCGAGAACTATTGGTGTAATATTGATTATGCTGGAACGAAATAATGGAAAACAATTGCCTGGTGAACTTTTCAGCAGCTTGGTAAAACAAATGGATTATAAGCGTACGAATGGCGTTACTGGTGTTAACCTTGCCGATTTTGATACTCATATTTTTTATAGTGGTTTGTTGAATAAGAATGAGGAAGAAATTCGAAAAGGATTGGAAAATATTTTTTCTATAAATAAAGCAACGGTAAAAGAAGGAGTGCAGTTTGATAATTCGTATGCCCAACACGAAATTATGCTGCATCTTTTTGGCTACGGAACAGAATACCTTAAGGTGGAAACTTACATTGGTGCTATGGTGGCTGATACCAAATTTGCAATGAAAGGTGAACAACTGAGAACTTTCACCAACTTTATTACGAGAACATTGATTCCGCAAATCAGAGGACGTTATACCAACTGGACATCATTTGGGCGACAGATTGCCCGTGAAGATTTTACAGATATGAAATGGCTGGCTCCTTATTTTGAGAAGCTAATCTTAATGGATAAGATGAATACAGGTGTTTATCAGGATGCGATTGAGAGAATTAACCAAAAGAAAAAACCAAATTTCCATATTGCAGAACTTCAAAAGCACTATTGGAATACCGATTTTACCTTTTATCAGAATCCTGTTTATCAGTTTTCTGTAAGAATGTCATCCAAATATACACAGCAAGCAGAAACGGACCTGAATGGTGAAAACAAAAAGGGTGGAAACCGCTCTATTGGTTCTTATGCATTATTGCAGGATGGTACAGAATACTATAATATCTATCCGGTATGGGACTGGAAAAAAATCCCGGGAACGACTACACTGGAAAACTTCCCTTTACCAGATACTAAATATTTAACACCCGGAAAATCTGTATTTGCAGGCGGGGTAAGTGATGGTAAAACCGGAGTGTCTGCATTTTTGCAAGATCAGTTTGAAGTAAAAGCCCAGAAATCGTGGTTTATGTTTGGAAGAGAAGTTGTTTGCGTAGGTAGTCAGATTTCCACGGATAAAGATGATGAGGTGCTAACAACGGTAGAACAGAATTTCTTTAAAGATAAAGTTATATACCGGAACTCTGTTGATAAGTACGAAGTAAAAGGAGGACAGTTGGTAAATAGTAATGATCAGCAGATCCTTTTACATCGGAATACAGCTTATATATTTCCGGAGAAAACTAATCTGACTATTTCTTCTCAGATACAGAAAGGAACCTGGAAAGAACTGACAGAACTGGGGAGTACAGAAGAAAAGAAATCAGCTGTATTCAAATTATGGATTAATCATGGCAAAAAAGTGAATAATGGCAGTTATCAGTATTTTATTGTACCCGGCATCCGTAATGTGAACAGAGCAAAGAAAATGGCTGCTGATTTTACCATATGGAACCAGAAAGATGTACATGCTGTGTATCAGAAATCATCTAAAAAGCTAATGTTAGTTTTCTTCAGATCTGCAGAGATTGATGTGATGGGGCAGGTGATTAAGGCTGACCGTGCTTGTACATTCCTAATCGAAAATTTGGAAGCACAAAGCCCTGAAGTTTTCGTTTCCGACCCTTCAAGAAAAGAAAAAGAAGTAAATTTGGGGATCGGAAAAGAGAATATTCATATTAATCTGCCTACCGACAGAGCTTTTGCCGGCTCTTCGGTACACTATAAAAATAAATAA
- a CDS encoding DUF456 domain-containing protein, which translates to MEEGLVTLVCIILLIVGILGTFLPVLPGLIVSYAGLLIYKFGTNSDMSMGYIWIFGILTLLSAILNYVIPAKTNKKYGGTRWGSIGSFIGTILGMFFIPVIFGFLIGMLIGVFVGELLHDRKDHKKAWNSTKGALIGFLYGTGFNFVVGCAMLIVVLIDLF; encoded by the coding sequence ATGGAAGAGGGGCTTGTAACGCTTGTTTGCATTATTTTACTGATCGTAGGAATATTGGGTACATTCCTTCCGGTATTACCCGGACTTATTGTTAGTTATGCCGGACTTCTGATTTATAAATTCGGCACCAATTCCGATATGTCTATGGGATATATCTGGATTTTCGGGATACTAACCCTTCTATCTGCTATACTGAATTATGTCATTCCTGCTAAAACCAACAAAAAATATGGCGGTACCCGCTGGGGAAGCATTGGTTCATTTATTGGCACTATATTGGGTATGTTTTTTATCCCGGTAATATTCGGATTTTTAATAGGAATGTTAATCGGTGTTTTTGTTGGTGAATTACTCCACGATCGCAAAGATCATAAAAAAGCATGGAACTCTACTAAAGGAGCTTTAATCGGTTTTCTTTACGGAACCGGATTTAATTTTGTAGTAGGCTGTGCTATGCTTATTGTAGTGCTCATCGATTTATTTTAA
- a CDS encoding zeta toxin family protein, with amino-acid sequence MNEKNLYIIAGCNGAGKTTASFTILPEILDCKEFVNADEIAKGLSPFQPEKVAFEAGRIMLNRIDELFKNQETFAFETTLATKTYKQKIKYAKENNYNTTLLFFWLESSELAKERVRIRVNEGGHNIPNDVIERRYLNGIKNLFNIYLEIVDQILIFDNSEGKHILIAEKSYGEDIIIYDLEKFNNLKTYYDKRS; translated from the coding sequence ATGAATGAAAAAAATCTTTACATTATTGCTGGTTGTAATGGAGCTGGAAAAACAACGGCCTCTTTTACAATTTTACCTGAAATATTAGATTGTAAAGAGTTTGTAAATGCTGATGAAATTGCAAAAGGACTTTCACCTTTTCAACCAGAAAAAGTAGCTTTTGAGGCTGGAAGGATAATGCTTAACAGAATTGATGAATTATTTAAAAATCAGGAAACTTTTGCATTTGAAACAACCTTGGCAACGAAGACTTACAAACAAAAAATTAAATATGCAAAAGAAAACAATTATAATACGACCTTGCTTTTCTTTTGGCTTGAAAGTTCAGAGCTAGCAAAGGAACGTGTAAGGATAAGAGTTAATGAAGGTGGACATAATATACCTAACGATGTCATTGAAAGAAGATATCTGAATGGCATTAAGAATTTGTTTAACATTTATTTAGAAATTGTTGATCAAATTTTAATTTTTGACAACTCAGAAGGAAAGCATATTCTAATTGCTGAGAAATCTTATGGTGAAGACATTATTATTTATGATTTAGAAAAGTTTAATAATTTAAAAACTTATTATGACAAAAGAAGCTAA
- a CDS encoding heparinase II/III domain-containing protein produces MKYITSIVFTLLMSFSCVNAQQSFDAIASVSHPRLFMQKNEEKTLISAITHNSDLKTVDLALKKSGNSIINLPLLEHKKIGKRLLHISREALRRVFVLSYLYRTTKEQKYFDAAEKELLQLSSFTDWNPTHFLDVAEMTLAVSIGYDWLYDKLSDTSREKIRTAIIEKGLKPSLDKKYNSWLKVQNNWNQVCNAGVSLGAMAVYENDPAIASQIISRAIESIKVPMKRYEPSGTYPEGYSYWAYGTTYNVVFLDALKKLTNNDFGLGHAPGFTATAEYFQHLMGTSGLSFNYSDSMSSPEMSSATFWFARNLNNPSLVWNDLQYIRNPDKAKQLSSDRFLPLIPIWGKDIQKLSPQRPEKLFWAGEGDNPVAMMRSSWTSPKALFLGYKLGSPSVEHGHMDVGSFVFDSDGVRWAMDFGQQEYESLESKNIDLWSYGQNAQRWTVFRYNSLSHNMLTFDNDQQYSKGKATFLKKSDNKNFSFATSDLSDLYKNKVPKVVRGVALKDQAYALVQDEVQTGSAPTIVRWRMLTPANAEILSPTEILLKKDNKKLLLKINSATPVTLKTWSTAPTNSYDAPNPGTVLVGFETELPANTKSTFAVQLIPRGKMKKRFETKVQPLEEWK; encoded by the coding sequence ATGAAATATATTACTTCTATTGTATTTACATTGTTAATGTCTTTTAGCTGTGTAAATGCACAACAAAGCTTTGACGCAATTGCTTCTGTTTCTCATCCACGGCTATTTATGCAAAAGAATGAAGAAAAAACATTAATCAGTGCTATTACTCACAATTCCGATTTAAAAACAGTAGATCTTGCCCTGAAAAAATCCGGAAATTCAATAATAAACCTTCCCCTTCTGGAGCATAAAAAAATAGGAAAAAGACTATTACATATTTCCAGAGAAGCATTGAGAAGGGTTTTTGTTCTTTCTTATTTATACCGTACAACTAAAGAGCAAAAGTATTTTGATGCTGCTGAAAAAGAATTGTTACAATTGTCATCGTTTACAGATTGGAATCCTACTCATTTTCTGGATGTAGCAGAAATGACACTCGCTGTATCTATAGGCTACGACTGGCTGTATGATAAATTGTCGGACACCTCGCGTGAGAAAATCAGAACTGCTATTATAGAAAAAGGATTAAAACCTTCTCTGGACAAAAAATACAACAGTTGGTTAAAAGTACAAAACAATTGGAATCAGGTCTGCAATGCCGGAGTTTCTTTAGGTGCTATGGCTGTATATGAAAATGATCCGGCAATAGCTTCTCAAATTATTTCACGTGCGATAGAATCTATCAAAGTTCCTATGAAAAGATATGAGCCTAGCGGAACTTATCCCGAAGGTTATTCTTATTGGGCTTATGGAACGACATATAATGTTGTATTTCTGGATGCGTTGAAAAAATTAACCAACAACGATTTTGGCTTAGGACATGCTCCTGGCTTTACGGCTACAGCAGAATACTTCCAGCATTTAATGGGTACATCCGGACTATCTTTTAATTATTCCGATAGCATGTCGTCTCCGGAAATGAGTTCCGCAACTTTCTGGTTCGCTAGAAATCTTAATAATCCGTCACTGGTATGGAACGATCTTCAATATATAAGAAATCCTGATAAAGCTAAACAACTTTCTTCTGATCGTTTTCTTCCTCTTATTCCTATATGGGGAAAAGATATACAAAAACTATCACCTCAGCGTCCGGAAAAATTATTCTGGGCCGGAGAAGGGGATAATCCTGTAGCTATGATGCGTAGCAGCTGGACAAGTCCTAAGGCACTATTTCTGGGATACAAACTAGGATCTCCCAGTGTTGAACATGGACATATGGATGTAGGTTCTTTTGTTTTTGATTCTGATGGCGTAAGATGGGCTATGGATTTTGGACAACAAGAGTATGAATCTCTTGAATCTAAAAACATTGATCTCTGGAGTTATGGACAGAATGCACAACGGTGGACAGTCTTTCGCTACAACAGTCTGTCTCATAATATGCTTACGTTTGACAACGATCAACAATATTCAAAGGGAAAAGCCACATTTCTAAAAAAATCAGATAATAAAAATTTCAGCTTCGCAACCTCAGATCTTTCCGATCTGTACAAAAACAAAGTCCCTAAGGTTGTCCGGGGTGTTGCACTCAAAGATCAGGCCTATGCACTTGTTCAGGATGAAGTTCAGACAGGAAGCGCACCTACAATAGTACGCTGGAGAATGCTGACTCCTGCCAATGCTGAAATTCTTTCTCCAACTGAAATTTTATTAAAAAAAGACAATAAGAAATTACTCTTAAAGATCAATTCTGCCACTCCTGTTACGCTTAAAACATGGAGTACCGCACCAACAAATTCTTACGACGCTCCTAATCCGGGAACTGTGCTTGTAGGATTTGAAACCGAATTGCCCGCTAATACTAAAAGTACTTTTGCCGTACAACTCATTCCAAGAGGTAAAATGAAAAAACGCTTCGAAACGAAAGTACAACCATTAGAAGAGTGGAAATAA
- a CDS encoding DinB family protein encodes MKIQFDQFYNELTTLVQSHIKITEELKSKAETKLNQKASADSWSALECIEHLNRYGNFYLPEIENRIKNSSYTPEDTFKSGILGNYFTNFIKPKEKLNKMKSPKNMNPLDSKLDSFTLDTFLKQLHQTLALLEQSKAVSLNKTKVSISISKHLKLKLGDTFRFFIYHNERHLQQAIKATGSMIV; translated from the coding sequence ATGAAAATTCAGTTTGATCAGTTTTACAATGAATTAACCACATTAGTACAATCGCATATCAAGATTACAGAAGAGCTGAAATCAAAAGCAGAAACGAAGCTAAATCAGAAAGCTTCTGCCGACAGCTGGAGTGCATTGGAATGTATTGAACACCTGAATCGTTATGGTAACTTCTATTTACCGGAAATTGAAAATAGAATAAAAAACTCTTCCTATACTCCTGAAGACACATTCAAAAGCGGAATATTAGGCAACTATTTTACTAATTTTATAAAGCCTAAGGAGAAGCTTAATAAAATGAAGTCTCCTAAAAATATGAATCCACTGGATAGTAAGCTGGATAGCTTTACTCTGGATACTTTTCTTAAGCAACTTCATCAAACATTAGCCTTGTTGGAACAATCAAAAGCAGTAAGCTTAAACAAAACCAAGGTTTCTATCAGTATATCCAAACACTTAAAATTAAAACTGGGTGACACTTTTCGTTTTTTTATTTACCACAACGAAAGACATCTTCAGCAAGCGATAAAAGCTACCGGCAGTATGATAGTATAA
- a CDS encoding alpha/beta fold hydrolase, whose product MEILHSKIYGQDKTGTPLLVFHGLFGMLDNWGSFGREFGELMQVHLIDLRNHGKSFHSEEMTIDAMVNDIQAYMDHYRLEKVYLLGHSLGGKVVMQYAITNPEKVEKLIVADMAPKAYPPHHQGIFKALNTVDLNQVTSRQEVEEELKKYIPEIGVIQFLLKNLYWTEDKKLSWRFNLPVLTDKYTTFVTNAVKYGVYNGPVLFLAGANSNYILPQDGLLIRQQFPNSEVKKIANAGHWVQAENPKDFNAAVKEFLTQ is encoded by the coding sequence GTGGAAATTTTACATTCAAAAATATACGGACAAGATAAAACCGGAACACCATTATTGGTGTTTCATGGTTTATTTGGAATGCTGGACAACTGGGGATCTTTCGGGCGTGAATTTGGCGAATTAATGCAGGTACACCTTATTGATCTTCGTAATCACGGGAAAAGCTTCCATTCCGAAGAGATGACCATAGATGCAATGGTAAACGATATTCAGGCTTACATGGATCATTACAGACTGGAGAAAGTTTATTTGTTAGGTCATTCTCTTGGTGGAAAAGTGGTAATGCAGTATGCTATTACCAATCCTGAGAAAGTAGAAAAACTTATCGTAGCCGATATGGCACCAAAAGCATACCCGCCACATCATCAGGGAATTTTTAAAGCTCTGAATACTGTAGATTTGAATCAGGTAACCAGCAGACAGGAAGTAGAAGAAGAACTGAAAAAGTATATTCCGGAAATCGGCGTTATACAGTTCCTTCTGAAAAACTTATATTGGACAGAAGATAAGAAATTAAGCTGGAGATTTAATCTTCCGGTACTTACAGATAAGTACACTACTTTTGTGACAAATGCAGTAAAATACGGAGTTTATAACGGACCTGTTTTGTTTTTAGCAGGAGCAAATTCCAATTATATATTACCACAAGACGGGCTTCTGATCAGACAGCAATTCCCGAACTCTGAGGTTAAGAAAATTGCAAATGCCGGACATTGGGTGCAGGCGGAAAATCCAAAAGATTTTAACGCAGCTGTCAAAGAATTTTTAACACAATAA
- a CDS encoding mechanosensitive ion channel family protein has translation MNNDLQETRDFLQQISYDINVFFAKYFDGSVAWIFQVTSKILVLLAFYFIVDLGIRLFFNFLYKIIKKDKYPFVEALYQSKFPRAMAHVIALGLCSFALDSIFYKNMHPATKSILDVIVQIGQLIVIGSAGLRLYKSVEIYYILIKENYKLIAFKAVSQTLKIFGGVILFFIAIKIVFKINSGTILGSLGAITAVMVLVFRDTILGFVTGIHVATSKNLKVGDWIGIPKYNIEGNITDISLLTTKIVNFDKTVSTIPTYDLMSTEIRNYQVMTEGNLRRIKRSMIFNIKSFRFLTKEDYEKLEKVNLISDYIITKKNEIDSEKLDLHNADNMLNGQQLTNIGVFRKYAENYLRNNPNIEQKEIILVRQLEITPQGMPLEIYCFTIYSNLEDYERVQSDIFDHLLVATQDFGLEVIQVNKV, from the coding sequence ATGAATAATGATTTACAGGAAACAAGAGATTTTCTACAGCAAATCAGTTATGACATTAATGTATTCTTTGCAAAGTACTTTGATGGAAGTGTTGCGTGGATATTTCAGGTCACCAGTAAGATTTTAGTTCTTCTTGCATTTTACTTTATTGTAGACCTGGGGATAAGACTTTTCTTCAACTTTCTCTATAAGATTATAAAGAAAGATAAGTATCCGTTTGTAGAAGCACTCTATCAGTCGAAGTTTCCCCGTGCTATGGCACATGTTATTGCATTGGGTTTATGCAGTTTTGCGCTGGATTCTATTTTCTATAAGAATATGCATCCGGCTACTAAATCTATACTGGATGTAATTGTTCAGATTGGACAGTTAATTGTAATAGGCAGTGCCGGGCTTCGTTTGTATAAATCTGTGGAGATTTACTACATTCTGATTAAAGAAAATTATAAGCTTATTGCTTTCAAAGCAGTATCCCAGACGCTGAAAATATTTGGTGGTGTGATTCTGTTTTTTATTGCCATTAAAATTGTTTTTAAAATCAATAGTGGTACTATTCTGGGAAGTTTAGGAGCCATAACTGCTGTAATGGTATTGGTTTTCCGGGACACCATTTTGGGATTTGTTACCGGGATTCATGTGGCTACATCCAAGAATTTGAAAGTAGGCGACTGGATTGGTATTCCAAAGTATAATATAGAAGGAAATATTACTGATATTAGCCTGCTAACCACAAAAATTGTAAACTTCGATAAAACAGTATCCACAATTCCTACCTATGATCTGATGTCTACAGAAATCAGAAACTATCAGGTAATGACAGAAGGTAATCTAAGGAGGATAAAGCGTTCCATGATTTTCAATATCAAATCCTTCAGATTTTTAACCAAAGAGGATTATGAAAAGTTAGAAAAGGTAAATCTGATATCGGATTACATTATTACCAAAAAGAATGAAATTGATTCCGAGAAACTGGACCTTCACAATGCAGATAATATGCTGAATGGTCAGCAGTTAACCAATATTGGTGTTTTCCGGAAATATGCTGAAAACTATTTGCGTAACAATCCCAATATCGAACAAAAAGAGATTATACTGGTTCGACAACTGGAAATTACACCACAGGGAATGCCTCTGGAAATTTATTGTTTTACCATCTATTCCAATCTGGAGGATTATGAAAGAGTACAGTCCGATATTTTTGACCATCTGCTTGTAGCAACACAAGATTTTGGACTGGAAGTAATACAGGTAAACAAAGTTTAA
- a CDS encoding uracil-DNA glycosylase, which translates to MTWSEVLAPIKSSEYFETLWKKVNEQYKTQKCFPPKNQIFRALELTPFDDVEVVIIGQDPYHNDGQANGLCFSVSESVTAPPSLKNIFTELKDDLSITRTKKELDDWGQQGVLLLNATLTVQAHQPNSHKDLGWEKFTDYVIRQISEKKENVVFVLWGAFAQKKTALIDTSKHHILASAHPSPFSVYRGFYGSKPFSKINEYLETKGKKPIVWG; encoded by the coding sequence ATGACGTGGTCTGAGGTTTTAGCTCCTATTAAAAGTTCTGAATACTTTGAAACCTTATGGAAAAAGGTTAACGAACAATATAAAACACAAAAATGCTTTCCGCCGAAGAATCAGATCTTCCGGGCGTTGGAGCTTACTCCGTTTGATGATGTAGAAGTGGTAATTATAGGGCAGGATCCTTATCATAACGATGGTCAGGCAAATGGTTTGTGTTTTTCTGTATCCGAAAGTGTAACAGCACCACCTTCTCTAAAAAATATATTTACGGAGCTGAAAGATGATCTTAGTATTACCAGAACCAAAAAGGAGCTGGATGACTGGGGACAACAAGGTGTTTTACTGCTCAATGCAACGCTTACCGTACAGGCGCATCAGCCCAATTCGCATAAAGATTTGGGATGGGAGAAATTCACAGACTATGTAATCCGTCAGATTTCTGAGAAAAAAGAAAATGTGGTTTTTGTACTCTGGGGAGCTTTTGCACAGAAAAAAACAGCGCTGATAGATACTTCAAAACATCATATTCTGGCATCGGCACACCCTTCGCCTTTTTCAGTATACAGAGGTTTTTACGGAAGCAAGCCTTTTTCTAAAATCAATGAATATCTGGAAACAAAAGGAAAGAAACCTATTGTTTGGGGATAG
- a CDS encoding pyridoxine 5'-phosphate synthase, giving the protein MTKLSVNINKIATLRNARGGDVPSVTQIAIDAQKFGAQGITIHPRPDERHITRKDVYDLKPLVTTEFNIEGNPHRSFIDMVLDVKPEQVTLVPDADNAITSNAGWDCKTYLDKLTDIIAEFKNAGIRTSIFLDPDPAMVEYAAKTGTDRIELYTEAYATNYPKDKEAAIKPYYETALKATEFGLGINAGHDLSLDNLKYFADKIPNLLEVSIGHALISEALYLGLENTIQSYLKRLVQW; this is encoded by the coding sequence ATGACTAAATTAAGTGTCAATATTAATAAAATAGCAACATTACGAAACGCAAGAGGGGGAGATGTACCGAGTGTAACACAAATAGCTATTGATGCACAAAAATTTGGAGCGCAGGGAATAACAATACATCCGAGACCGGATGAAAGACATATTACCAGAAAAGATGTTTATGATCTGAAACCTCTGGTAACCACAGAATTTAATATAGAAGGAAACCCACACCGTTCATTTATTGATATGGTACTGGATGTAAAACCCGAGCAGGTAACATTAGTGCCGGATGCTGATAATGCTATAACTTCTAATGCTGGTTGGGATTGTAAAACCTATCTGGATAAACTAACAGATATTATTGCTGAATTTAAAAATGCTGGTATCAGAACTTCTATCTTCTTAGATCCGGATCCTGCAATGGTAGAATATGCTGCTAAAACAGGAACAGACAGAATAGAGTTGTATACCGAAGCTTATGCTACAAACTATCCTAAAGATAAAGAAGCTGCTATAAAGCCTTACTATGAAACGGCATTAAAAGCAACGGAATTTGGTTTAGGCATCAATGCCGGGCACGATCTTAGCCTTGATAATCTGAAGTATTTTGCAGACAAGATTCCTAATTTACTGGAAGTTTCTATTGGGCATGCACTAATTTCTGAAGCCTTATATTTGGGACTGGAAAATACAATTCAGTCTTACCTGAAGCGCTTAGTACAGTGGTAG
- a CDS encoding NAD-dependent epimerase/dehydratase family protein produces the protein MVLVTGATGILGRVIALKLLEKGFNVKATKRPSSNINDVKHSWHAYTDKAEEYFNKIQWVDADFDDADSLQHALEGVTEVYHCAARVSFNPKFRKELYHTNIDGTKNLLYACEGSSVNKFCFISSIAVLDGFNESGELDEDSDFKHALEHSAYAKSKHFSEMEVWRASAEGLNTVIVLPGIILGTGNWEASSGKLFNSFEVTPYTFSGSSAYVDARDVADISIALMEKNIFGERFITISETRTYKSFSEKVRSKLGLSVPKIIPDGLLHFSRIFGKLGFLIPPLKMLNKANIEAITAHNKISNKKIKDQLGYQFIPLDESIDFHLNNYIKDKKLKS, from the coding sequence ATGGTTTTAGTTACCGGAGCAACAGGAATATTAGGAAGAGTCATTGCACTGAAACTTTTAGAAAAGGGTTTCAATGTAAAGGCTACAAAACGTCCGTCGAGTAATATCAACGATGTGAAACATTCCTGGCATGCCTATACAGATAAAGCGGAAGAGTATTTTAATAAAATACAGTGGGTAGATGCTGATTTTGATGATGCGGATTCCTTGCAACATGCATTGGAAGGTGTTACAGAAGTATATCACTGTGCCGCAAGAGTAAGCTTTAATCCTAAATTCAGAAAAGAATTGTACCATACCAATATTGATGGTACCAAAAATTTGCTTTATGCCTGTGAAGGATCTTCGGTAAATAAATTCTGCTTTATAAGTTCTATAGCTGTTTTAGACGGATTTAACGAAAGTGGAGAATTGGACGAAGATTCCGATTTTAAGCATGCCTTAGAGCATTCAGCGTATGCCAAATCCAAACATTTTTCAGAAATGGAGGTTTGGCGTGCTTCTGCAGAAGGACTTAATACTGTAATTGTACTTCCGGGGATTATTTTGGGAACAGGAAATTGGGAGGCTAGTAGCGGTAAGTTGTTCAATTCTTTTGAAGTAACACCTTATACATTTTCCGGTAGTTCTGCTTATGTAGATGCAAGAGATGTAGCCGATATATCCATAGCCCTTATGGAAAAGAATATTTTTGGAGAACGTTTTATTACGATAAGCGAAACCCGAACTTATAAAAGCTTTTCCGAGAAAGTACGCAGCAAATTAGGACTTTCTGTTCCTAAGATTATTCCGGATGGCTTGTTACATTTTTCCAGGATTTTCGGAAAATTAGGGTTCCTTATTCCTCCTCTTAAAATGCTTAACAAAGCCAATATAGAGGCTATAACGGCACATAATAAAATATCTAATAAAAAGATAAAAGATCAGCTGGGTTATCAGTTTATCCCGCTTGACGAAAGTATAGACTTTCACCTGAACAATTATATTAAAGACAAAAAACTGAAGTCTTAA